From the genome of Geoglobus ahangari, one region includes:
- a CDS encoding RAD55 family ATPase, translated as MGSILLMGSPGTGKTRLILKYLSYYDKALWVSTTESAPDVRRKLVDFDGELWVVDTHTWDQKVEVERRDIIVSNPMNLNEVSIAIGKALDSLGDEYFIAFDSISGLLLYHTPQKVIHFLRNIVVRMNTDNGAGIFTLVKNAHDVHIETSISLVFHNIIELERVFNGENVKRFIKIIRASQYVEKEVAEIHIVENDVAVPKVFDRFIKQQLNIGR; from the coding sequence ATGGGTTCGATACTGCTAATGGGCTCGCCCGGTACCGGGAAAACAAGACTCATACTCAAGTACCTCAGCTATTATGATAAGGCCCTCTGGGTCTCCACCACGGAGAGCGCACCTGACGTCAGGAGGAAGCTCGTCGACTTTGACGGTGAGCTGTGGGTCGTGGACACCCACACGTGGGATCAGAAGGTTGAGGTAGAGAGGAGAGACATAATCGTGAGCAACCCGATGAACCTGAACGAGGTGAGCATCGCCATCGGCAAGGCGCTCGACAGCCTCGGCGATGAGTACTTCATCGCGTTCGACTCGATATCGGGTTTGCTCCTCTACCACACACCGCAGAAGGTTATACATTTTCTCAGGAACATCGTGGTCAGGATGAACACCGACAATGGGGCCGGCATATTCACCCTCGTGAAGAACGCTCACGACGTGCACATCGAGACCTCCATAAGCCTGGTATTCCACAACATAATCGAGCTGGAGAGGGTTTTCAACGGAGAGAATGTCAAGAGGTTCATAAAGATCATCCGCGCCTCCCAGTACGTGGAGAAGGAGGTGGCCGAGATTCACATCGTGGAGAACGATGTTGCGGTTCCGAAGGTTTTTGACCGCTTTATAAAGCAGCAGCTCAACATAGGGAGATGA
- a CDS encoding cytochrome c biogenesis CcdA family protein, producing the protein MITLLALSFLAGLVSIISPCVLPMVPVVFAGAQGDWRRGVSIVMGMVVFFVLMGFLVSLVGKLWIFRAVAYAGLAAFGVVMVSDSLYSRYSVFSSRIVGSIRLPADSFLFGALLGLVWTPCIGPIVGALLSYNAISSTSVEGAVSMLFFGFGIATGIGLILRYGEKRRIFAEYGERLRRVSGWIILIFVFLLVTGIYTQIEIMLSRLVPV; encoded by the coding sequence ATGATCACACTCTTAGCGCTGTCGTTTCTCGCTGGACTGGTCTCAATCATATCCCCATGCGTCCTTCCCATGGTTCCAGTCGTTTTCGCCGGGGCTCAGGGTGACTGGAGGAGGGGAGTCTCAATAGTCATGGGGATGGTCGTGTTTTTCGTCCTCATGGGCTTCCTCGTCTCCCTTGTCGGAAAGCTCTGGATCTTCAGGGCAGTCGCGTATGCCGGGCTTGCGGCTTTCGGGGTTGTGATGGTCTCCGACAGCCTCTACTCAAGATACTCTGTTTTCTCATCAAGGATCGTTGGAAGTATTAGGCTTCCAGCCGACTCGTTCCTCTTCGGAGCGCTGCTTGGATTGGTATGGACGCCATGCATCGGCCCGATAGTCGGTGCACTTCTGAGCTACAACGCAATAAGCTCGACGAGCGTTGAGGGAGCAGTCTCGATGCTGTTCTTTGGATTCGGAATTGCAACAGGAATCGGCCTGATACTCAGGTACGGGGAGAAGAGGAGGATCTTCGCGGAGTACGGGGAGAGGCTGAGGAGAGTCTCGGGCTGGATAATCCTGATCTTCGTCTTTTTGCTTGTCACCGGGATATACACTCAGATCGAGATCATGCTATCGAGGCTTGTCCCTGTGTAG
- a CDS encoding ribonuclease Z, producing MQFKITFLGTSGTVPTVERNPSSIFVSFGGEKILLDCGEGTQRQMMVAKTGFGVSSVFITHMHTDHFIGLFGLIESMSLNGREKPLYIYCPEPRFLRGLFSEFGYDSLDFSISVTRLDDGDVVRFQNFSVVAFETDHIVRSVGYIVVEDDFYRFSPEKAREIGIPPGPAYKKLASGQSVEWNERLITPEMVTDGIVRGRKLVYTGDTRPSEKVVNAAMNADLLIHDSSFTSDLQEWAEYTKHSTAREAAEVAKKAGVRRLVLTHISARYSKDAAPLLSEAKKVFPNVEVAEDFMSLELHRDKPR from the coding sequence ATGCAATTCAAAATCACCTTTCTCGGAACTTCTGGCACAGTTCCGACTGTTGAGAGGAATCCATCCTCAATTTTCGTTTCTTTTGGTGGAGAGAAGATCCTTCTGGACTGCGGAGAGGGCACGCAGAGGCAGATGATGGTGGCCAAGACAGGTTTTGGTGTTAGCTCGGTTTTCATAACCCACATGCACACTGACCACTTCATAGGTCTCTTCGGGCTCATAGAGAGCATGTCGCTCAACGGGAGGGAGAAGCCCCTGTACATTTACTGCCCGGAGCCCCGATTTCTGAGGGGGCTCTTCTCCGAGTTTGGATACGACAGCCTCGACTTCAGCATAAGCGTGACGAGGCTCGATGATGGGGATGTCGTGAGGTTCCAGAACTTCAGCGTGGTTGCGTTTGAGACAGATCACATAGTGAGGAGCGTCGGATACATAGTCGTCGAAGACGACTTCTACCGCTTCTCTCCGGAGAAGGCGAGGGAGATAGGGATTCCCCCCGGGCCGGCATACAAGAAGCTCGCGAGCGGGCAGAGCGTGGAGTGGAACGAGAGGCTCATCACCCCCGAGATGGTGACCGACGGGATCGTCAGAGGGAGGAAGCTGGTTTACACTGGAGACACGAGACCGAGCGAGAAGGTCGTGAACGCTGCGATGAACGCGGACCTCCTCATTCACGACTCCTCGTTCACCTCGGACCTTCAGGAGTGGGCTGAGTACACGAAGCACTCAACAGCAAGAGAGGCTGCGGAGGTGGCCAAGAAGGCAGGGGTCAGGAGGCTCGTACTAACCCACATAAGTGCGAGGTATTCGAAGGACGCAGCACCACTCCTCTCCGAGGCGAAAAAGGTGTTCCCTAACGTCGAGGTAGCGGAGGACTTCATGTCGCTCGAGCTACACAGGGACAAGCCTCGATAG
- the rpsJ gene encoding 30S ribosomal protein S10, translating to MAIKGYKARIRLSGLNPQDLDRICNQIKEIALKTGVEISGPIPLPTKRLVVPTRKSPDGEGSETWDHWEMRIHKRLIDIAADERALRQIMRIQVPKDVNIEIVLES from the coding sequence ATGGCAATAAAGGGTTACAAGGCGAGGATCAGGCTCTCCGGACTTAACCCGCAGGACCTCGACAGAATCTGCAACCAGATAAAGGAGATAGCGCTGAAAACGGGGGTTGAGATCAGCGGCCCGATTCCTCTGCCGACGAAGAGACTTGTCGTTCCAACGAGGAAGTCGCCGGACGGTGAGGGCAGCGAGACGTGGGACCACTGGGAGATGAGGATTCACAAGAGGCTCATAGACATAGCCGCGGATGAGAGGGCTCTCAGGCAGATAATGAGAATTCAGGTTCCTAAGGACGTCAACATCGAGATCGTCCTCGAAAGCTAA
- the tuf gene encoding translation elongation factor EF-1 subunit alpha, with translation MAKEKEHINIAMIGHVDHGKSTLIGRLLYDAGEIPEHIIEKYRKEAQEKGKATFEFAWVMDRLKEERERGITIDVAHRKFNTQKYEVTIVDCPGHRDFIKNMITGASQADAAILVVDVVDCVQAQTKEHVFLSRTLGINQLIVAINKMDRVNYDQQAYEKCKEAVAKLIQLVGYKPSEVPFIPVSAYNGDNVLKKSDKTPWYNGPTIFEAIDQLKPPEKLVDKPLRIPIQDVYSISGVGTVPVGRVESGVLKVGDKVIFNPAGVTGEVKSIEMHHEPIQQAEPGDNIGFNVRGVSKNDIRRGDVAGHPDNPPTVVRDFTAQIVVLQHPTAITVGYTPVVHAHTAQVACQFVELQKKIDPRTGQVKEENPQFLKTGDAAVVKLQPTRPMVIEKVKDIPPLGRFAVRDMGMTVAAGMVLEVTPRG, from the coding sequence ATGGCAAAGGAGAAGGAGCATATTAACATTGCAATGATCGGACACGTCGACCACGGGAAGTCGACCCTGATTGGAAGGCTGCTGTACGACGCTGGAGAGATCCCGGAGCACATAATCGAGAAGTACAGGAAGGAAGCTCAGGAGAAGGGTAAGGCGACCTTCGAGTTCGCGTGGGTCATGGACAGGCTCAAGGAGGAGAGGGAGAGAGGTATCACGATCGATGTGGCTCACAGGAAGTTCAACACCCAGAAGTACGAGGTCACGATCGTTGACTGCCCCGGGCACAGGGACTTCATCAAGAACATGATCACCGGTGCTTCGCAGGCTGACGCTGCCATCCTCGTCGTAGACGTCGTTGACTGTGTGCAGGCCCAGACCAAGGAGCACGTGTTCCTCTCAAGAACCCTCGGTATCAACCAGCTCATCGTCGCCATCAACAAGATGGACAGGGTCAACTACGACCAGCAGGCCTACGAGAAGTGTAAGGAGGCAGTCGCCAAGCTCATCCAGCTCGTCGGCTACAAGCCGAGCGAGGTTCCGTTCATACCTGTCTCAGCTTACAACGGAGACAACGTGCTCAAGAAGAGCGACAAGACCCCGTGGTACAACGGCCCGACGATCTTCGAGGCTATCGACCAGCTCAAGCCGCCAGAGAAGCTCGTTGACAAGCCGCTCAGGATCCCGATTCAGGACGTGTACTCGATCAGCGGTGTCGGTACCGTTCCTGTCGGCAGAGTTGAGAGCGGTGTCCTGAAGGTCGGTGACAAGGTCATCTTCAACCCCGCCGGCGTTACCGGAGAGGTCAAGAGCATCGAGATGCACCACGAACCGATCCAGCAGGCCGAGCCGGGTGACAACATCGGTTTCAACGTGAGAGGTGTCAGCAAGAACGACATCAGGAGAGGAGACGTCGCTGGTCACCCGGACAACCCGCCCACAGTGGTCAGGGACTTCACCGCCCAGATCGTCGTGCTGCAGCACCCCACGGCAATCACCGTCGGCTACACCCCAGTCGTACACGCCCACACCGCGCAGGTTGCATGCCAGTTCGTTGAGCTCCAGAAGAAGATCGACCCGAGGACCGGACAGGTCAAGGAGGAGAACCCGCAGTTCCTGAAGACTGGAGATGCAGCAGTGGTGAAGCTCCAGCCAACCAGGCCGATGGTCATCGAGAAGGTCAAGGACATCCCGCCGCTCGGCAGGTTCGCAGTGAGAGACATGGGCATGACCGTCGCAGCCGGAATGGTTCTCGAAGTCACGCCAAGAGGTTAA
- a CDS encoding elongation factor EF-2 yields the protein MTRAKKMVDKIKELMYKPEKIRNMGIVAHIDHGKTTLSDNLLAGAGMISEELAGRQLYLDFDSQEQERGITINSASVSMVHEYGGEDYLINLIDTPGHVDFGGEVTRAMRAVDGVIVVVDAVEGIMPQTETVLRQALRENVKPVLFVNKVDRLIRELEVSPEEMQKRFVKVIADVNKFIKSVKPEKYDEWKLDVTNGSVAFGSALYNWAVSVPSMKETGIGFKEVYEYLKADDSKTLAKKSPLYKVVLDMVIRHLPSPIEAQKKRIPTIWKGDINSPVGQAMLNCDPKGPVALMITKIVTDPHAGEIAVGRLFSGTLKPGTELYILDKKAKNRAQTVGLFMGPRRVEVDEIPAGNIVALVGLKDASAGSTCSTVEDMEPFESIKHFSEPVVTMAIEAKNPRDLPKLIEVLRKLAKEDPTLQVTLNEETGEHLISGMGELHLEVKVERIRRDFGLEVKTSPPIVVFRETVTGTSPVVEGKSPNKHNRFYIVVEPCPEEVIRLFKEGEVDMKMDKKERRRKLEEAGLSGEEAAGIQEYFEGNIFVDVTKGIQYLNETMELILEGFREAMQAGPIAREPVYGLKVKLVDCKLHEDAVHRGPAQVIPAVRSAIFAAMLQANPAFLEPYQKVYITVPQEMMGAVTREIQGRRGQVLEINSEGDMITVVAKAPVKEMFGFAGAIRSATSGKAIWSVEFAGFELVPQNLFEQFVMEVRQRKGLKLEFPKPEDFLG from the coding sequence ATGACGAGAGCCAAGAAGATGGTTGACAAGATCAAGGAGCTGATGTACAAGCCGGAGAAGATCAGGAACATGGGTATCGTTGCTCACATCGACCACGGAAAGACCACGCTTTCAGATAACCTTCTGGCCGGTGCGGGAATGATCAGCGAGGAGCTTGCTGGAAGACAGCTTTACCTCGACTTCGACTCGCAGGAGCAGGAGAGGGGTATCACGATCAACTCGGCGAGCGTCTCGATGGTTCATGAATACGGTGGAGAGGACTACCTGATCAACCTCATCGACACTCCCGGTCACGTTGACTTTGGAGGAGAGGTCACTAGGGCGATGAGGGCGGTTGACGGCGTCATCGTGGTCGTGGATGCCGTTGAGGGGATAATGCCCCAGACCGAGACTGTTCTGAGGCAGGCCCTGAGGGAGAACGTCAAGCCCGTGCTGTTCGTGAACAAGGTGGACAGGCTCATCAGGGAGCTGGAGGTCTCTCCGGAGGAGATGCAGAAGAGGTTCGTGAAGGTCATTGCCGATGTTAACAAGTTCATAAAGTCCGTGAAGCCTGAGAAGTACGACGAGTGGAAGCTTGATGTTACGAATGGAAGCGTTGCCTTCGGCTCAGCCCTCTACAACTGGGCGGTGAGCGTTCCATCGATGAAGGAGACCGGCATTGGCTTCAAGGAGGTTTACGAGTACCTCAAGGCAGACGACTCCAAGACCCTCGCAAAGAAGAGCCCGCTCTACAAGGTTGTCCTCGACATGGTCATCAGGCACCTGCCATCCCCGATAGAGGCCCAGAAGAAGAGGATTCCGACCATCTGGAAGGGAGACATCAACTCCCCGGTTGGTCAGGCGATGCTCAACTGCGACCCCAAGGGGCCTGTCGCTTTGATGATCACCAAGATAGTCACTGATCCGCACGCGGGTGAGATCGCGGTAGGAAGGCTGTTCAGCGGAACGCTCAAGCCCGGAACCGAGCTGTACATACTCGACAAGAAGGCCAAGAACAGGGCGCAGACGGTCGGCCTGTTCATGGGGCCGAGAAGGGTTGAGGTTGACGAGATTCCGGCCGGTAACATCGTAGCGCTCGTTGGGCTGAAGGACGCATCTGCCGGTTCAACATGCTCCACCGTCGAGGACATGGAGCCGTTCGAGAGCATCAAGCACTTCAGCGAGCCGGTCGTTACAATGGCAATTGAGGCCAAGAACCCGAGAGACCTGCCGAAGCTCATCGAGGTGCTCAGAAAGCTCGCCAAGGAGGATCCGACCCTTCAGGTCACGCTCAATGAGGAGACGGGCGAGCACCTGATAAGCGGAATGGGTGAGCTCCACCTTGAAGTTAAGGTGGAGAGGATTAGGAGGGACTTCGGACTCGAGGTCAAGACCTCACCGCCCATAGTGGTGTTCAGGGAGACTGTAACCGGCACCTCTCCTGTCGTGGAGGGCAAGTCACCCAACAAGCACAACAGGTTCTACATTGTCGTTGAGCCATGCCCCGAGGAGGTCATAAGGCTGTTCAAGGAAGGCGAGGTCGATATGAAGATGGACAAGAAGGAGAGGAGAAGGAAGCTCGAGGAGGCTGGGCTCTCGGGAGAGGAGGCCGCGGGCATTCAGGAGTACTTCGAGGGCAACATATTCGTGGACGTGACGAAGGGTATCCAGTACCTGAACGAGACCATGGAGCTCATCCTCGAGGGGTTCAGGGAGGCCATGCAGGCCGGGCCCATTGCGAGGGAGCCCGTGTACGGCTTGAAGGTGAAGCTCGTGGACTGTAAGCTCCACGAGGATGCTGTCCACAGAGGTCCTGCACAGGTCATTCCTGCCGTGAGGTCTGCGATATTCGCCGCGATGCTGCAGGCGAATCCTGCGTTCCTCGAGCCATACCAGAAGGTCTACATAACCGTCCCGCAGGAGATGATGGGCGCCGTGACGAGGGAGATTCAGGGCAGGAGAGGTCAGGTGCTGGAGATAAACTCTGAGGGAGACATGATCACGGTGGTTGCCAAGGCTCCGGTCAAGGAGATGTTCGGCTTTGCAGGAGCAATAAGAAGTGCAACCTCAGGAAAGGCTATCTGGAGCGTAGAGTTCGCAGGCTTCGAGCTCGTCCCGCAGAATCTGTTCGAGCAGTTTGTGATGGAGGTAAGACAGAGAAAGGGCTTGAAGCTCGAGTTTCCGAAGCCCGAGGACTTCCTCGGGTGA
- the rpsG gene encoding 30S ribosomal protein S7, with product MKYGLTKEELLVFGKYDASEVEVSDPALRNYINLNPRVVPHTHGRHANTPFAKQNVFIVERLINKVMRKEHNTGKKMLAYSIVKEAFEIIEKKTKKNPIQVLVDAIINAGPREEVVRLKYGGIAVPKSVDTSSSRRVDIALRNIAEGARRAAFKSKRSIAACLADEIIAAANNESRSYAVAKKEEVERVAKSAR from the coding sequence ATGAAGTATGGCCTTACGAAGGAGGAGCTGCTCGTATTCGGGAAGTACGACGCGAGCGAGGTGGAGGTCAGCGATCCGGCGCTTAGGAACTACATAAACCTGAACCCGAGAGTCGTTCCGCACACCCATGGAAGGCATGCGAACACTCCATTTGCCAAGCAGAACGTGTTCATCGTGGAGAGGCTCATAAACAAGGTGATGAGGAAGGAGCACAACACGGGCAAGAAGATGCTCGCATACAGCATAGTCAAGGAGGCGTTCGAGATAATCGAGAAGAAGACGAAGAAGAACCCGATTCAGGTTCTTGTCGACGCGATCATAAACGCGGGCCCGAGAGAGGAGGTCGTCAGGCTCAAGTACGGTGGTATTGCCGTTCCCAAGTCTGTTGACACGTCAAGCTCGAGGAGGGTTGACATAGCGCTCAGAAACATCGCTGAAGGTGCGAGAAGGGCGGCCTTCAAGTCCAAGAGGAGCATAGCTGCATGCCTCGCGGACGAGATTATTGCCGCCGCAAACAACGAGAGCAGGAGCTATGCTGTTGCCAAGAAGGAGGAGGTTGAGAGGGTCGCCAAGTCGGCAAGGTGA
- a CDS encoding 30S ribosomal protein S12 codes for MGRGLFAARKLIENRKKFRWSDKRYVRRILELNVKADPLEGAPMARGIVLEKIGIEARQPNSAIRKAVRVQLIKNGKQVTAFTPGDGAINFIDEHDEVIIERIGGRMGRSMGDIPGVRFKVIKVNNTSLKELWKGKKEKRLR; via the coding sequence ATGGGCAGAGGGTTATTTGCGGCGAGAAAGCTCATCGAAAACAGGAAGAAGTTCAGGTGGAGCGATAAGAGGTACGTAAGGAGGATCCTCGAGCTGAACGTGAAGGCTGACCCGCTCGAAGGTGCGCCAATGGCGAGAGGGATAGTGCTGGAGAAGATAGGTATCGAGGCGAGGCAGCCCAACTCGGCCATCAGAAAGGCCGTGAGGGTGCAGCTCATAAAGAACGGAAAGCAGGTCACGGCCTTCACGCCGGGAGATGGGGCGATAAACTTCATTGACGAGCACGACGAGGTCATTATCGAGAGGATTGGAGGAAGAATGGGAAGGAGTATGGGTGACATCCCCGGTGTGAGGTTCAAGGTAATAAAGGTGAACAACACGAGCCTCAAGGAGCTCTGGAAGGGCAAGAAGGAGAAGAGGCTGAGGTGA
- a CDS encoding NusA-like transcription termination signal-binding factor codes for MGVKLSTESIRYIALFESLTGANVKDCLIYDDKVVFLVRKGDMGLAIGKGGINVEKAREIIGKKVEVLEHSDDPQEFIQNLFRPVKVKVNIVEKEGKKIAYVQAPLQYKGLVIGKGGKNINKVKELVRRHHDIENVIVK; via the coding sequence ATGGGAGTTAAGCTGTCAACTGAAAGCATAAGATATATCGCTCTTTTTGAAAGCCTTACCGGGGCGAACGTCAAGGACTGTTTGATATACGATGACAAGGTCGTTTTCCTCGTCAGAAAGGGTGACATGGGTCTCGCAATCGGAAAGGGCGGAATAAACGTGGAGAAGGCGAGGGAGATTATCGGCAAAAAGGTGGAGGTTCTCGAGCACAGCGACGACCCGCAGGAATTTATCCAGAACCTCTTCCGCCCCGTAAAGGTCAAGGTGAACATCGTGGAGAAGGAGGGCAAGAAAATAGCTTACGTTCAGGCTCCTCTCCAGTACAAGGGGCTCGTTATCGGGAAGGGCGGAAAAAATATAAACAAAGTCAAGGAGCTTGTGAGAAGACATCACGATATCGAGAATGTAATAGTCAAATGA
- a CDS encoding 50S ribosomal protein L30e: protein MKVDLSKALRRALKTGEVYVGSKRTIKAVRDGKAKLVIVAKNCPEEVLEKLKQYDVRVITYDGTNMELGAICGKPFSVAALAIVNEGESEILNAG from the coding sequence ATGAAGGTGGATTTGAGTAAGGCATTGAGAAGGGCTCTCAAGACAGGAGAGGTTTATGTGGGGAGTAAGAGGACAATAAAGGCAGTGAGGGACGGAAAGGCAAAGCTTGTTATAGTCGCAAAGAACTGTCCGGAGGAGGTTCTGGAGAAGCTGAAGCAGTACGACGTCAGGGTCATCACATACGACGGCACGAACATGGAGCTCGGAGCCATTTGCGGTAAGCCTTTCAGCGTAGCAGCACTCGCGATAGTTAACGAGGGAGAGTCAGAGATACTCAATGCAGGCTGA
- the rpoA2 gene encoding DNA-directed RNA polymerase subunit A'' has product MVMGADYFKLLEGYPFPENLKKEIVEELEKIDADEETARKVIERCYEVYLRNLVEPGEAAGIVAAQSIGEPGTQMTMRTFHYAGVAEINVTLGLPRLIEILDVRKNPSTPMMTIKLLPEYAKDREKAREVANRIEATYVTDVAEIVTDLRYMRIVVRPDEKALERKGLDREKLRKKIEKSLKMEVQEENGEFIIQIEEPSYKLLMDTFEKLKRLVVSGIKEIRRVIIRKEGDEYVLYTEGSNLKRVMKEKGVDFTRTITNNIYEIYEVLGIEAARNAVINEAISTLEEQGLEVDRRHIMLVADVMTADGELKQIGRHGIAGEKQSILARAAFEMTVNNLLDAAVRGEVDRLNGITENIIVGQPIKLGTGDVELRVKLFTGGDE; this is encoded by the coding sequence ATGGTTATGGGTGCTGATTACTTCAAGCTGCTTGAGGGGTATCCGTTCCCCGAGAACCTGAAGAAGGAGATAGTAGAGGAGCTTGAGAAGATAGATGCTGATGAGGAGACGGCAAGGAAGGTCATCGAGAGGTGCTATGAGGTTTACCTCAGGAACCTCGTCGAGCCCGGAGAGGCTGCGGGAATCGTTGCCGCGCAGTCCATAGGCGAGCCGGGTACGCAGATGACGATGAGAACTTTCCACTACGCAGGTGTTGCCGAGATCAACGTCACCCTTGGTCTGCCAAGGCTGATTGAGATTCTGGATGTGAGAAAGAACCCGTCAACGCCCATGATGACCATAAAGCTCCTGCCCGAGTATGCCAAGGACAGGGAGAAGGCGAGGGAGGTTGCGAACAGGATTGAGGCAACGTACGTCACCGACGTCGCTGAGATCGTCACCGACCTCAGGTACATGAGGATCGTCGTGAGACCGGACGAGAAGGCTCTGGAGAGAAAAGGGCTGGACAGGGAGAAGCTCAGGAAGAAGATCGAGAAGAGCCTCAAGATGGAGGTTCAGGAGGAGAATGGAGAATTTATAATCCAGATAGAGGAGCCGTCCTACAAGCTGCTCATGGACACGTTCGAGAAGCTCAAGAGGCTCGTGGTCTCCGGAATCAAGGAGATAAGGAGGGTCATAATAAGGAAGGAGGGCGACGAGTACGTGCTCTACACCGAGGGATCGAACCTCAAGAGGGTGATGAAGGAGAAGGGCGTTGACTTCACGAGAACGATCACAAATAATATATACGAGATATATGAGGTGCTGGGGATTGAGGCCGCGAGGAACGCGGTAATCAACGAGGCCATATCAACCCTTGAGGAGCAGGGTCTCGAGGTGGACAGGAGGCACATAATGCTCGTCGCGGACGTGATGACGGCCGATGGGGAGCTGAAGCAGATCGGAAGGCACGGAATTGCCGGAGAGAAGCAGAGCATACTCGCCAGAGCGGCATTCGAGATGACGGTGAACAACCTGCTCGATGCCGCGGTTAGGGGAGAGGTGGACAGGTTGAACGGAATAACCGAGAACATAATAGTGGGCCAGCCCATAAAGCTGGGAACGGGAGATGTGGAGTTGAGAGTAAAGCTGTTCACGGGGGGAGATGAATGA